A part of Oryctolagus cuniculus chromosome 15, mOryCun1.1, whole genome shotgun sequence genomic DNA contains:
- the PRLHR gene encoding prolactin-releasing peptide receptor → MALLIVSVLVRRPMTPKGETRLKGEGGGHCGCKREWEVTDFVFGQVAMASLPTRGPGVPALFPGSRSLATVPANRSAEASVGNASAAGAGAQAVTPFQSLQLVHQLKGLIVLLYSVVVVVGLVGNCLLVLVIARVRRLHNVTNFLIGNLALSDVLMCTACVPLTLAYAFEPRGWVFGGGLCHLVFFLQPVTVYVSVFTLTTIAVDRYVVLVHPLRRRISLRLSAYAVLAIWALSAVLALPAAVHTYHVELQPHDVRLCEEFWGAQERQRQLYAWGLLLVTYLLPLLVILLSYVRVSVKLRNRVVPGCVTQSQADWDRARRRRTFCLLVVVVVVFAVCWLPLHVFNLLRDLDPRAIDPYAFGLVQLLCHWLAMSSACYNPFIYAWLHDSFREELRKLLLAWPRKIAPRGQSMTVSVVI, encoded by the coding sequence ATGGCACTTTTGATTGTCTCCGTCCTCGTCCGGAGGCCAATGACTCCAAAAGGGGAGACCCGGCTGAAGGGGGAAGGAGGTGGGCACTGTGGGTGTAAGAGAGAATGGGAAGTGACCGACTTTGTCTTTGGACAGGTCGCCATGGCCTCGCTGCCCACCCGGGGCCCCGGCGTTCCTGCCTTATTCCCTGGGTCGCGATCCTTGGCCACAGTCCCGGCCAACAGGAGTGCAGAGGCGTCGGTGGGCAACGCGTCGGCCGCGGGCGCCGGCGCCCAGGCGGTCACGCCGTTTCAGAGCCTTCAACTGGTACACCAGCTGAAGGGGCTGATCGTGCTGCTCTACAGCGTCGTGGTGGTCGTGGGGCTGGTGGGCAACTGCCTGCTGGTGCTGGTGATAGCGCGCGTGCGCCGACTGCACAACGTGACCAACTTCCTCATCGGCAACCTGGCCCTGTCCGACGTGCTCATGTGCACCGCCTGCGTGCCGCTCACGCTGGCCTACGCCTTCGAGCCCCGCGGCTGGGTGTTCGGAGGCGGCCTGTGCCACCTGGTCTTCTTCCTGCAGCCCGTCACGGTCTACGTGTCCGTGTTCACGCTCACCACCATCGCCGTGGACCGCTACGTGGTGTTGGTGCACCCGCTGCGCCGCCGCATCTCGCTGCGCCTGAGCGCCTACGCGGTGCTGGCCATCTGGGCGCTGTCCGCGGTGCTGGCGCTGCCCGCCGCAGTGCACACCTACCACGTGGAGCTCCAGCCACACGACGTGCGCCTCTGCGAGGAGTTCTGGGGCGCTCAGGAGCGCCAGCGCCAGCTCTACGCCTGGGGGCTGCTGCTTGTCACCTACCTGCTCCCCCTGCTGGTCATCCTCCTGTCCTACGTGCGGGTGTCCGTGAAGCTCCGCAACCGCGTGGTGCCGGGCTGCGTGACCCAGAGCCAGGCCGACTGGGACCGCGCGCGGCGCCGCCGCACCTTCTGCCTGCTGGTCGTGGTCGTGGTGGTGTTCGCCGTGTGTTGGCTGCCGCTGCACGTCTTCAACCTGCTGCGGGACCTCGACCCCCGCGCCATCGATCCCTACGCCTTCGGGCTGGTGCAGCTGCTTTGCCACTGGCTGGCCATGAGCTCGGCCTGCTACAACCCCTTCATCTACGCCTGGCTGCACGACAGCTTCCGCGAGGAGCTGCGCAAGCTGTTGCTTGCCTGGCCCCGCAAGATCGCGCCGCGCGGCCAGAGCATGACGGTCAGTGTGGTCATCTGA